The following are encoded together in the Strongyloides ratti genome assembly S_ratti_ED321, chromosome : 2 genome:
- a CDS encoding Methyltransferase type 11 domain-containing protein, whose product MSIDLTKNFLKLLYYFNRQDLVSFCHEHHILFNEAKKTGDHGPVTTHYYEVMSGVIDEYFNGNFHFVPPRNKSILLEDALEELHKRIGETLQLDETKNCLDIGCGIGGVIRDLAYTKASITGVTIAPNEVIIGNEELKKRKIYPRCQLIEADCHKMPFNNNQFSCAYAIYSLKYFVDLKPALLEISRVLKKGDLHREQIEGLEYACGMPSLHSKDEMITIAKECNLHFIENIDLTKETNEPFYYCFSSNKVFMWLAQSDLIGFLIKTGQALNILPKGFYEFNKIFLSGTVNKIVKSGEMGILSGGEILVFEKI is encoded by the exons atgtctATTGATTTGACTAAAAATTTCttgaaacttttatattattttaatagacAAGATTTG gtTTCATTTTGTCATGAacatcatattttatttaatgaagcTAAAAAAACTGGTGATCATGGTCCGGTGACAACTCATTATTATGAAGTAATGTCTGGTGTTAttgatgaatattttaatggaaattttcattttgttCCTCCAAGAAATAAATCAATATTGTTGGAGGATGCTCTTGAAGAGTTACATAAAAGGATAGGTGAAACATTACAATTAgatgaaacaaaaaattgtttagaTATTGGTTGTGGTATTGGTGGTGTTATTCGTGATTTAGCTTATACTAAAGCTTCAATAACTGGTGTTACAATTGCCCCAAATGAAGTAATAATTGGTaatgaagaattaaaaaaaagaaaaatatatccAAGATGTCAATTAATTGAGGCTGACTGTCATAAGATgccatttaataataatcaatttTCATGTGCCTATGcaatatattcattaaaatattttgttgatcTAAAACCAGCATTATTAGAAATTTCAAGAGTTCTTAAAAAAGGTG ATTTACATCGTGAACAAATTGAAGGGTTAGAGTATGCATGTGGTATGCCTTCATTACATAGTAAAGATGAAATGATAACGATTGCAAAAGAGTgtaatttacattttattgaAAACATTGATTTAACCAAAGAAACAAATGAaccattttattattgttttagtTCAAATAAGGTATTTATGTGGCTTGCTCAGTCAGATTTAATtggttttttaataaaaacagggcaagcattaaatattttaccaaaAGGATTCtatgaatttaataaaatatttttaagtggAACTGTTAacaaaattgttaaaagtGGAGAAATGGGAATATTAAGTGGTGGTGAAATATtagtttttgaaaaaatttaa